A single Sorex araneus isolate mSorAra2 chromosome 8, mSorAra2.pri, whole genome shotgun sequence DNA region contains:
- the LOC101537763 gene encoding receptor-type tyrosine-protein phosphatase H-like, producing the protein MNLRNETQTNNSITLRWEAPSDPHSQLYMYQIQWASGAQHQQEQTNGTSYRVQGLEPGTLYSLSVRAERNNVTSATRSLRASTAPDPVRISSCTSNSGGHGLALTCLCPRGGFETFLLEVNGQRISLDNSSCEREVTVWGLQPARSYVASVQTFWDGMVAPGPSVTCHTSSVGVIAGSVIGVLLAITLVGVLLFFLKRRRSAKQPRESRPSVPRSGSASHCSFHKDIRAADFAEHVRRKEKDSNWGFAEDYQLLDQEDQPQLLQTVALAPKNQSKNRYRNVLPYDCARVPLKPLPGEPGSDYINASFIPGLWEAQEFIATQGPLPHTVGDFWRLVWEQQSHTVVMLTNCMESGRVKCDDYWPLDAQPCTHGHLQVTLEQEDVKENWIIRTLKLRHMQEQKTLQVQQFHYMTWPDHGVPHCPDPFLTFRKLFRERLERCSQGGLPVVHCSDGVGRTGTFIALDVLLRQLECEGCVGPFQYVKKMRGSRPLMVQTETQYVFLHQCILRFLKQSSPIPSEDEGLYEDMMYENVGAL; encoded by the exons ATGAATCTCCGCAACGAAACACAAACCAACAACTCGATCACGCTGCGCTGGGAGGCCCCCAGTGACCCCCACTCTCAGCTCTACATGTACCAGATCCAGTGGGCCAGTGGGGCacagcaccagcaggagcaaaCGAATGGCACCTCCTATAGGGTGCAGGGCCTCGAACCCGGGACTCTGTACAGCCTCAGCGTGAGAGCAGAGAGAAACAATGTCACCAGCGCCACACGGAGCCTCAGAGCTTCCACAG CCCCAGACCCCGTCCGCATCTCCTCCTGCACTAGCAACTCTGGGGGCCACGGGCTGGCCCTGACCTGTCTGTGTCCCCGGGGCGGCTTTGAGACCTTCCTGCTGGAGGTCAACGGGCAGCGGATCTCCCTGGACAATTCCTCCTGCGAGAGGGAAGTGACCGTGTGGGGACTGCAGCCGGCTCGCTCCTATGTCGCCAGCGTCCAGACCTTCTGGGATGGGAtggtggccccagggccctctgTGACCTGTCACACCTCAAGTGTAG GGGTGATTGCCGGATCCGTCATCGGGGTGCTTCTGGCCATCACTCTGGTGGGCGTCCTGCTGTTCTTCCTGAAGCGCAG GAGGAGTGCGAAACAACCA agagagagccgcccctcAGTCCCAAGATCGGGCTCTGCCTCCCACTGCAGCTTCCACAAAGACATCCGTGCTGCAGACTTCGCCGAGCatgtgaggagaaaggagaaggacagCAACTGGGGCTTCGCGGAGGATTACCAG ctctTGGACCAGGAGGACCAGCCCCAGCTGCTTCAGACGGTGGCCTTGGCTCCCAAAAACCAGAGCAAGAACCGATACAGAAATGTGCTGCCTT ATGACTGTGCTCGAGTACCCCTGAAGCCGCTCCCTGGGGAACCAGGCTCTGACTACATCAATGCCAGCTTCATACCT GGTCTCTGGGAAGCCCAGGAGTTCATTGCCACGCAGGGCCCCCTGCCCCACACCGTGGGGGATTTCTGGCGTCTGGTTTGGGAGCAGCAGAGCCACACCGTGGTCATGCTGACCAACTGCATGGAGTCGGGCCGG GTGAAGTGTGATGATTATTGGCCACTGGACGCCCAGCCCTGTACCCATGGGCACCTCCAAGTGACTCTGGAGCAGGAGGATGTGAAGGAGAACTGGATCATCAGGACTCTGAAGCTGCGCCAT ATGCAGGAGCAGAAGACGCTGCAGGTGCAGCAGTTTCATTACATGACGTGGCCGGACCACGGCGTGCCCCACTGCCCGGACCCCTTCCTGACCTTCAGGAAGCTCTTCCGCGAGAGGCTGGAACGTTGCTCTCAGGGTGGCCTGCCAGTCGTGCACTGCAG TGATGGCGTGGGCCGCACGGGCACCTTCATTGCTCTGGATGTCCTGCTGCGGCAGCTGGAGTGTGAGGGCTGCGTGGGGCCCTTCCAGTATGTGAAGAAGATGAGGGGAAGCCGGCCGCTGATGGTGCAGACTGAG ACCCAGTACGTGTTCCTGCACCAGTGCATCCTGCGCTTTCTCAAACAGTCTTCGCCCATCCCTTCTGAGGATGAGGGTTTGTATGAGGATATGATGTACGAAAACGTGGGTGCCCTGTAG